TTAAGCATTCTTTCGTTCTATTTTTGAAAGAAAAAAAATGTTGCCACCTTCATTACCTCCCAATTCTTTTAATGATGTTTTGAAACTGATCTTGATTCATATTAAAAAAATTTTCTTAAAATAAATCAAGAAAAATAAATGTTGTTATTATAATTTCTATCTAAAAAAAAATAACATACGAGTTAAAATTTATATTATCTTTATAGTATATGAACTTTCTCGCCCACTCTTTTCTTACTTTTAATGACGGACAAATTGTCGGGCAGTTTCTCGAAGATTTTATTCGAAATAAAGACCGCTATTCTTTCCCGAAAGACATTCAGGACGGTATTACTCTTCATCGCGCAATTGATACATTTACCGATTCTCATCCTGCAATACATGAAGCAAAAAAAGTTTTCAGTCCGCTCGTAAGGCTTTACGCAGGTGCTTTTGTAGATGTTTCGATGGATTATTTTCTAGCGACAGATTTCAGTCTCAATTCTTTAAAAGGATGGAAAGAACATTCGTTAAAAGTATACCGAATTCTTAATGAAAATGAGCAGTTTCTTTCAGAAAATTTCAAAAAAATGCTCGCAAAAATGGAACACGATGATTGGTTGTATAATTATCGTGAAGACTGGGGAATTAAATTCAGTATTCAGAATGTTTTGAATAAAGCGAAATATTTAGATAAAGACATTCCCGTTTTCCAGGCTTTTTTAGACAACAAAGAGATTTTGCAGAAATGCTATGACGATTTTTTTCCTGACCTTTTAGCTCATGCAAAAGCTGAAAATGCTTTACTGCAACTTCAAAAATAAATTTTAAAACTGTTGAAATAAGTATCGATTCGGATACGTAAGTTTTTCACTTTTACGGTTTCCATTAACGATGATATGTACCAAATTAATCTGGTCATCAAATAAAT
Above is a genomic segment from Chryseobacterium mulctrae containing:
- a CDS encoding acyl carrier protein phosphodiesterase, with translation MNFLAHSFLTFNDGQIVGQFLEDFIRNKDRYSFPKDIQDGITLHRAIDTFTDSHPAIHEAKKVFSPLVRLYAGAFVDVSMDYFLATDFSLNSLKGWKEHSLKVYRILNENEQFLSENFKKMLAKMEHDDWLYNYREDWGIKFSIQNVLNKAKYLDKDIPVFQAFLDNKEILQKCYDDFFPDLLAHAKAENALLQLQK